The window TCGAACACACAGTCCAACCGAACCGTCTGCGAAAATGTGGGCACGGGCCTCGTCTCCGTCGCCAAGTATCTGCGCGACGCTGGCTTGGAACCACCGGAGATCATCCACAGCCTCACGGAATTCAGGGTCGTCCTTCGCAACCACACGGTGCTTGATGGCGAGGCTCTGGAATGGCTCTCGGCAATCGAGGACGCTGAACTCTCCGACCGCCAACGGCTCGGACTTGCAGCCTCGCGACGCACCGGCAGGATCGACAACCGCGGCTACCGCGCCCTGACGGGCTGTGATCCCGCCACTGCGACCACCGAGTTGACCGATCTAGGTCGTCGGGGGATGTTGCGGCGGATCGACGGAAAGAGCTGGGCGGAGTGGGTTCTCGCCGACCGTCTCCAGCCCCCGGCCGGCGTCCGCGACGCTGGCCGCCGAGAACTGGCAACGACACGACCGACCGAGGGTCGAGCGACGCCGCTGCCGCTGCTCCCGGACACACCCACGCTGAAGGGTGTCGGCGACACCGGTGCAACACCAGCCGAAGCCGGGCTGACCAAGCGGCAGCAAGAAATCGTCGAGACCCTCTCGGAGGGGCCGATGACGAGCAAGGAACTCGCCGATCGGTTCGGCGTGACCCGAGGAGCGGTACTGATCCAGCTCCGCAGCCTCGAGAAGCTCGGTCGCGTAAGCCCTACCGAGGAGGGCAGGCGCAGTCGCAAGCAGCGCTGGGAGTTGGGGTCGCGCCAAAGGTTTGGGGGAAGACGAATTGTGCCTAGCGAAAGTTGAGCCTCCTCGCCTACGACCACCAACCTTGGAACTACTCATCCAGGGCCGCCGCCAAACTGCCCAACTCGCCCGCCGCGCCCCCGAGCCAACCCGGCGTAGCCGTCAAGATCACGTCAGCAAGGGAAGGGGTCAGCCGCCCGGCAAGCGGTAGCGCTCGCCCGTGGCACCGCTCTGTGTGTCGGCCGCCTGCGTGGCCAGGAGGTCGGCCGCGTCGTTCCAGGGGTCGCCGGCGTGTCCCTTCACCCAGCGGAACGCGACACCCCGCGCCAGGACCTGTTCGATCAGCGGCACCCACAGGTCCTGGTTCTTAACCGGCTTCCTGTTGGCGTTGCGCCAGCCCCGCCGCTGCCAGCCCTCCCACCAGCGCTGCTCGAAGCAGTTCACGATGTACGCGGAGTCGGTGACCACCCGCACGGGATCGGAACCCGCCAGCGCCCCGAGCGCCTCCAGGACGGCCTGCAACTCCATGCGGTTGTTGGTCGTCTCGGGCGCGGCGCCGGCCGCCCAGGGGCCGTCGGGCACCACCCAACCCCAGCCGCCGGGGCCCGGGTTCCCCCGGCAGGCCCCATCGGTGTACACGATCGTGCGTTGCGGGGAACGACCCGGTGCGTCCATCACAGCGCTCATCCTCGCACGCGCCACATCCCCATCAGCGCTTCGGCGACCCCGACAGCTGCAAAATTGGCGCCAGCGGACTTGGCCGAAACTTGCTGCACCGCGGACCGAGCGCCGGCGGACTTGGCCCAATAACTCTTGCACCGTGCGAGAATGAACCCCGATGCGCGGACATTTCTCGCACCAGCTTCCCGACACCGATCCCACCGAGACCGGCGAGTGGATCGACTCCTTCGACGCCCTGGTCCACGAGCGGGGCCCCGAGCGCGCCCGGCTGGTCGTGGCACGGATGCTGGAGCGGGCGCAGCAGCTCGACGTCGGCATCCCCGCCACCGTCACCACCCCGTACGTCAACACCATCCCCGCGGACAGCCAGCCGTTCTTCCCCGGCGACGAGCACCTCGAGAAGCTGATCCGGCGCTACATCCGCTGGAACGCCGCCGTCATGGTGATCCGGGCCAACAAGGCGGCCGACGGCATCGGCGGGCACCTGTCCACCTTCGCCTCCTCGGCGTCGCTGTACGACGTGGGCTTCAACTGGTTCTTCCGGGGCAAGGACGACGGCCTGCCGGGCGACCACGTGTACTTCCAGGGCCACGCCGCCCCCGGCATCTACGCCCGCGCCTTCCTCGAGGGGCGCCTCGACACCGAGCACCTCGACAACTTCCGGATGGAGATCGGCGGCCGGGGCGTCTCCAGCTACCCGCACCCCCGGCTCATGCCCGACTTCTGGGAGTACCCCACCGTGTCCATGGGCCTCGGCCCCATCAACTCCATCTACCACGCCCGCTTCAACCGCTACCTGCAGCACCGGCGCATCGACGACACCTCCGGGTCGCGCGTCTGGTGCTTCGTGGGCGACGGCGAGATGGACGAGCCGGAGACGCTGGGCGCCGTCTCCCTGGCGGGGCGCTCCGAACTGGACAACCTCATCTGGGTGGTGAACTGCAACCTGCAGCGCCTCGACGGGCCGGTGCGGGGCAACAGCCAGATCATCACCGAACTCGAGGGGCTGTTCCGCGGCGCCGGCTGGAACGTCATCAAGGTCATCTGGGGGTCGCGCTGGGACGAACTCCTGAAGCGGGACCACACCGGTCTGCTGCTCAACAAGATGAACTCCACCGTCGACGGCGAGTACCAGCGCTACGCCACCGAGTCGGGGGACTACATCCGCGAGCACTTCTTCGGCCCCGATCCGCGCCTGCGCGCCATGGTGGCCGACTACGGCGACGAGGACCTCGCCAACCTGCCCCGCGGCGGCCACGACCACCAGAAGCTGTACGCCGCCTACAAGGCCGCCACCGAGAACGCCGGCTCGCCGACGGTGATCCTGGCCAAGACCATCAAGGGCTGGAGCCTGGGCAAGGGGTTCGAGGGCCGCAACGCCACCCACCAGATCAAGAAGATGACCACCCGCCAGCTGCTCGAACTCCGGGACCGGCTGGGCCTGTGGGAGGAGATCCCCGAGAGTGCGCTCGCCGACGACGCCTCGCCGCCGTACTACCGGCCGCCGCCCGACGCCGAGGAGATGGTGTACATGCGCCGGCGCCGCCAGGCGCTGGACGGCCTGCTGCCGTCGCGCCTCGTGCGGGACCGGCGGCCGCTGCGCCAGCCCGACCGCAAGGTCTTCGCCACCTTCGACGAGGGCTCCGGCGACCGGGAGGTCTCCACCACGGTGGCGTTCACCAGCATGCTGCGCTCGCTGCTGCGGGACAAGGACTTCGGCGCCCGCGTGGCCCCGATCGTGGCCGATGAGGCGCGCACCTTCGGCATGGACTCGCTGTTCCGGGAGTTCGAGATCTACGCCCCACGCGGGCAGCTCTACGAGCCGGTGGACCATGATCTGCTGCTGTCGTACAGCGAGGACACCGGCGGGCAGATCCTGGAGGAGGGCATCACCGAGGCCGGCTCGCTGGCGGAGTGGATCGCCGCAGGCACCAGCTACGCCAACCTCGGCGTGCCGATGGTGCCGATGTACACCTTCTACTCGATGTTCGGCTTCCAGCGGGTGGGCGACCTCATCTGGTCGGCCGCCGACAGCCGGGCCCGGGGCTTCCTGCTGGGCGCCACCGCCGGTCGCACCACCCTCATGGGGGAGGGACTGCAGCACCAGGACGGCCACAGCCACCTGCTGGCCGCCTCGGTGCCGGCCTGCCAGGCCTACGACCCGGCCTTCGCCTACGAGATGGCCACGATCATCGCCTGCGGGCTCGAGCGCATGTATCCCCCGGCGGGGGCTGCGCACGGCGACGACGTCTTCTACTACCTCACGATCTACAACGAGAACTACCTGCAGCCCGCCCGCGCCGACCATGTGAGCGACGCCGACATCATGAGCGGCCTGTACCGCTGGGATCCCGGGCCGGCGGGCATGCGTCACCGGGCCACGATCCTGTTCTCGGGCCCGGCGCAGGCTGCGGCCCGCGGGGCCCAGGCGACGCTCGCCGAGCACTACGACACCGGCGCCGAGCTCTGGAGCGCAACCTCCTACAAGAGGCTGCGGGAGGAGGCCCTGGACGCCGAGCGCTGGAACCGCCTGCACCCCACCGAGGCGCCGCGCCTGCCGGCGGTGACCGCCGAGCTGGCCCGCTCGCAGGGCCCGATCACAGCGGTGAGCGACTACCTCACCCTGGTGCCCGATCAGATCGCCCGCTGGGCACCCCGGCACTTCTCGGTGCTCGGCACCGACGGCTACGGCCGCAGCGACACGCGCAGCGCGCTGCGGCGCTTCTTCGAGGTGGACGCCGCCCACATCACCGTGGCCGTCCTGTCCGGGCTGGTCGCCAACGGTGAGATCGACCCCTCCGCGGTGGGCGACGCCATCGAGCGCTTCGGCGTGGATCCC of the bacterium genome contains:
- a CDS encoding ribonuclease HI, coding for MDAPGRSPQRTIVYTDGACRGNPGPGGWGWVVPDGPWAAGAAPETTNNRMELQAVLEALGALAGSDPVRVVTDSAYIVNCFEQRWWEGWQRRGWRNANRKPVKNQDLWVPLIEQVLARGVAFRWVKGHAGDPWNDAADLLATQAADTQSGATGERYRLPGG
- the aceE gene encoding pyruvate dehydrogenase (acetyl-transferring), homodimeric type — encoded protein: MRGHFSHQLPDTDPTETGEWIDSFDALVHERGPERARLVVARMLERAQQLDVGIPATVTTPYVNTIPADSQPFFPGDEHLEKLIRRYIRWNAAVMVIRANKAADGIGGHLSTFASSASLYDVGFNWFFRGKDDGLPGDHVYFQGHAAPGIYARAFLEGRLDTEHLDNFRMEIGGRGVSSYPHPRLMPDFWEYPTVSMGLGPINSIYHARFNRYLQHRRIDDTSGSRVWCFVGDGEMDEPETLGAVSLAGRSELDNLIWVVNCNLQRLDGPVRGNSQIITELEGLFRGAGWNVIKVIWGSRWDELLKRDHTGLLLNKMNSTVDGEYQRYATESGDYIREHFFGPDPRLRAMVADYGDEDLANLPRGGHDHQKLYAAYKAATENAGSPTVILAKTIKGWSLGKGFEGRNATHQIKKMTTRQLLELRDRLGLWEEIPESALADDASPPYYRPPPDAEEMVYMRRRRQALDGLLPSRLVRDRRPLRQPDRKVFATFDEGSGDREVSTTVAFTSMLRSLLRDKDFGARVAPIVADEARTFGMDSLFREFEIYAPRGQLYEPVDHDLLLSYSEDTGGQILEEGITEAGSLAEWIAAGTSYANLGVPMVPMYTFYSMFGFQRVGDLIWSAADSRARGFLLGATAGRTTLMGEGLQHQDGHSHLLAASVPACQAYDPAFAYEMATIIACGLERMYPPAGAAHGDDVFYYLTIYNENYLQPARADHVSDADIMSGLYRWDPGPAGMRHRATILFSGPAQAAARGAQATLAEHYDTGAELWSATSYKRLREEALDAERWNRLHPTEAPRLPAVTAELARSQGPITAVSDYLTLVPDQIARWAPRHFSVLGTDGYGRSDTRSALRRFFEVDAAHITVAVLSGLVANGEIDPSAVGDAIERFGVDPEAVNPVNYECGPLT